In Raphanus sativus cultivar WK10039 chromosome 5, ASM80110v3, whole genome shotgun sequence, the following proteins share a genomic window:
- the LOC108857175 gene encoding peter Pan-like protein isoform X2: MKNQTNVDHVTGDKIPKSFVFSRTKLPGSVKQLQMDLRKLMLPYTALSLKEKKRNTLRDFLNVSGPMGVTHFLMLKKTASALSLRVARTPQGPTLTFKIHQYSLASDIAQSQTRPRCPPDLFKSPPLIVLSGFGTQELHLKLATIMFQNIFPAIDINTVKLSTCQRLVLLNYNKDTKLIDFRHYSIRLQPVGVSRKLRNFVQTHKAPDLRNLQDVSDFITKAGYGSESEGDEEAATVTLSSDLGRVNKGSTKSAVKLQEIGPRMTMQLVRVEEGLCSGGIIFSEDGNVDEKNEQDGDEEDSTSDEEEEGEEGSGEEEGEEDSGEEGEDMDEDVED; the protein is encoded by the exons ATGAAGAACCAAACGAACGTTGATCATGTCACTGGGGATAAGATCCCTAAAAGTTTTGTCTTTTCAAGAACGAAACTTCCTGGCTCTGTCAAACAACTTCAGATGGATTTGAGAAAGCTCATGCTTCCCTACACTGCTCTCAGTCTCAAG gagaagaagaggaacaCTTTAAGGGACTTTTTGAATGTGTCAGGTCCAATGGGTGTTACTCATTTCCTCATGCTAAAGAAGACAGCCTCTGCGTTGTCTCTAAGAGTAGCAAGAACCCCGCAGGGCCCCACTCTCACTTTCAAAATCCATCAGTATTCGTTAGCATCTGATATTGCTCAGTCTCAGACACGCCCTAGGTGTCCTCCTGATCTTTTCAAGAGTCCCCCTTTG ATTGTTCTTTCTGGGTTCGGTACTCAGGAGCTGCATCTGAAGCTAGCAACCATCATGTTTCAGAACATATTCCCAGCTATCGATATCAACACT GTCAAGCTCTCGACATGCCAGAGATTAGTACTCTTGAACTACAACAAGGACACGAAACTGATTGATTTCCGGCATTATTCGATAAGGCTGCAGCCTGTAGGAGTGTCTCGTAAGCTCAGAAATTTTGTGCAGACTCACAAGGCACCTGATCTTAGGAATCTGCAGGATGTTAGTGATTTTATCACCAA GGCTGGATATGGATCAGAGAgcgaaggagatgaagaagcgGCAACAGTGACACTATCATCTGATCTAGGCCGAGTTAACAAGGGTTCGACAAAGAGTGCTGTGAAACTGCAAGAAATTGGACCGAGGATGACAATGCAGCTGGTTAGAGTGGAGGAAGGATTGTGTTCAGGAGGAATCATATTTAGTGAAGAtg GAAATGTGGATGAAAAGAATGAGCAagatggtgatgaagaagatTCTACTagcgatgaagaagaagaaggtgaagagggtagtggagaagaagaaggtgaagaggATAGTGGTGAAGAAGGAGAAGACATGGATGAAGATGTTGAAGATTGA
- the LOC108857175 gene encoding peter Pan-like protein isoform X1: MGRFKGNKKGRVNVKPIVMKNQTNVDHVTGDKIPKSFVFSRTKLPGSVKQLQMDLRKLMLPYTALSLKEKKRNTLRDFLNVSGPMGVTHFLMLKKTASALSLRVARTPQGPTLTFKIHQYSLASDIAQSQTRPRCPPDLFKSPPLIVLSGFGTQELHLKLATIMFQNIFPAIDINTVKLSTCQRLVLLNYNKDTKLIDFRHYSIRLQPVGVSRKLRNFVQTHKAPDLRNLQDVSDFITKAGYGSESEGDEEAATVTLSSDLGRVNKGSTKSAVKLQEIGPRMTMQLVRVEEGLCSGGIIFSEDGNVDEKNEQDGDEEDSTSDEEEEGEEGSGEEEGEEDSGEEGEDMDEDVED; the protein is encoded by the exons ATGGGTCGTTTCAAGGGC AATAAGAAGGGTAGGGTGAACGTGAAGCCTATCGTGATGAAGAACCAAACGAACGTTGATCATGTCACTGGGGATAAGATCCCTAAAAGTTTTGTCTTTTCAAGAACGAAACTTCCTGGCTCTGTCAAACAACTTCAGATGGATTTGAGAAAGCTCATGCTTCCCTACACTGCTCTCAGTCTCAAG gagaagaagaggaacaCTTTAAGGGACTTTTTGAATGTGTCAGGTCCAATGGGTGTTACTCATTTCCTCATGCTAAAGAAGACAGCCTCTGCGTTGTCTCTAAGAGTAGCAAGAACCCCGCAGGGCCCCACTCTCACTTTCAAAATCCATCAGTATTCGTTAGCATCTGATATTGCTCAGTCTCAGACACGCCCTAGGTGTCCTCCTGATCTTTTCAAGAGTCCCCCTTTG ATTGTTCTTTCTGGGTTCGGTACTCAGGAGCTGCATCTGAAGCTAGCAACCATCATGTTTCAGAACATATTCCCAGCTATCGATATCAACACT GTCAAGCTCTCGACATGCCAGAGATTAGTACTCTTGAACTACAACAAGGACACGAAACTGATTGATTTCCGGCATTATTCGATAAGGCTGCAGCCTGTAGGAGTGTCTCGTAAGCTCAGAAATTTTGTGCAGACTCACAAGGCACCTGATCTTAGGAATCTGCAGGATGTTAGTGATTTTATCACCAA GGCTGGATATGGATCAGAGAgcgaaggagatgaagaagcgGCAACAGTGACACTATCATCTGATCTAGGCCGAGTTAACAAGGGTTCGACAAAGAGTGCTGTGAAACTGCAAGAAATTGGACCGAGGATGACAATGCAGCTGGTTAGAGTGGAGGAAGGATTGTGTTCAGGAGGAATCATATTTAGTGAAGAtg GAAATGTGGATGAAAAGAATGAGCAagatggtgatgaagaagatTCTACTagcgatgaagaagaagaaggtgaagagggtagtggagaagaagaaggtgaagaggATAGTGGTGAAGAAGGAGAAGACATGGATGAAGATGTTGAAGATTGA
- the LOC108857207 gene encoding COMPASS-like H3K4 histone methylase component WDR5A, which yields MAEEVPAAAASSYIPYVHSQTLTPHAHAVSSVKFSPDGRLLASASGDQTIRTYSINPNDGVNPIAEPAQVFSGHDSGISDVAFSSDARFIVSASDDKTLKLWDAETGSPIKTLRGHTNYVFCATFNPQSNMVASGSFDETVRIWDVTTGKCLKVLPAHSDPVTAVDFNRDGSLIVSSSYDGLCRVWDSGTGHCVKTLMDDEKNPPVSFVRFSPNGKFILVGTLDNTLRLWNISSAKYIKTYSGHANSQYSVSSAFSVTNGKRIVSGSEDKCVYMWELNSRKLLQKLEGHTEPVMSVACHPTENMIASGSLDKSIRIWAQKK from the exons ATGGCAGAAGAAGTCCCAGCGGCAGCAGCATCATCTTACATCCCATACGTCCACTCCCAAACCCTAACTCCCCACGCTCACGCCGTATCCTCCGTCAAATTCTCCCCCGACGGCCGCCTCCTCGCTTCCGCCTCCGGCGACCAGACAATCCGCACTTACTCCATCAACCCCAACGACGGAGTAAACCCCATCGCCGAGCCGGCGCAAGTCTTCTCCGGCCACGACTCCGGCATCTCCGACGTCGCCTTCTCCTCCGACGCGAGGTTCATCGTCTCGGCCTCCGACGACAAGACGCTCAAGCTATGGGATGCCGAGACGGGATCCCCGATCAAGACGCTCCGCGGGCACACGAACTACGTCTTCTGCGCCACATTCAACCCCCAGTCGAACATGGTGGCGTCGGGATCCTTCGACGAGACCGTTCGGATCTGGGACGTGACGACCGGGAAGTGCCTGAAGGTTCTTCCCGCGCATTCGGATCCTGTGACCGCCGTGGATTTCAACCGGGACGGGTCGCTTATTGTTTCGAGCAGCTACGATGGGCTGTGCAGGGTGTGGGACTCCGGGACGGGGCATTGTGTGAAGACGCTGATGGATGATGAGAAGAATCCTCCTGTTTCATTTGTTAGGTTCTCTCCTAACGGCAAGTTCATCCTCGTTGGCACTCTCGATAACACCCTC AGGTTGTGGAACATATCTTCGGCTAAATACATCAAAACATACTCCGGACACGCCAACTCTCAGTACTCCGTCTCCTCTGCCTTCTCCGTCACGAATGGAAAGCGGATAGTCAGTGGATCCGAGGACAAGTGTGTATACATGTGGGAGCTCAACTCCAGGAAATTGCTTCAGAAACTCGAGGGTCATACTGAGCCTGTCATGAGCGTGGCTTGCCACCCCACTGAGAACATGATCGCATCAGGCTCGCTGGACAAGTCTATACGGATTTGGGCACAGAAGAAATAA